Proteins found in one Anaerolineae bacterium genomic segment:
- a CDS encoding tetratricopeptide repeat protein, with amino-acid sequence MQGKYGEALGYYKRALKLFLGVSERLREVNTLRAIGDVDRFQKDMGKALGYYEKALELFREVDDRLGEANTLASMSLLTLQQGQEEEARVFLNQAISFHQTIGNHYGVAATLGNFGLVLRELGRIEEARPYLLQAAGIFDRIGLPQLAQDLRKAAGAK; translated from the coding sequence GTATTACAAGAGGGCCCTTAAGCTTTTCCTGGGGGTAAGCGAAAGACTTAGGGAGGTCAATACTCTCAGAGCCATTGGTGATGTGGATAGATTTCAGAAGGATATGGGCAAAGCCCTGGGGTATTACGAAAAGGCCCTTGAGCTTTTCCGGGAGGTGGACGATAGGCTTGGGGAGGCCAATACTTTAGCTTCTATGAGCCTGCTGACCCTCCAGCAGGGTCAAGAAGAGGAAGCCCGCGTTTTCCTGAATCAGGCTATATCTTTCCATCAGACCATTGGCAACCACTACGGCGTTGCTGCTACTCTGGGTAACTTCGGGCTGGTTCTGCGCGAACTGGGTCGCATTGAGGAAGCCAGGCCCTACCTATTGCAGGCAGCAGGAATCTTTGACCGGATTGGCCTTCCACAGTTAGCTCAAGATCTCCGCAAGGCTGCTGGTGCAAAGTAA